CACCTCGTAGCTAGAGTCTAGCACGTCTCGGCAGAGCCGGTTTTGGAGCTTTCCAGTTCCAGAACACCTTCTCTGTCGCCCTCCGCCTCACCTGAAGCTTCCGCGCCACCGGCGGTCCTTTGGCGCCGGTATGGTAGCTTAGGGAAATTCGGGCGGCAGGGGGTGGTCATGAAACAGTACGACAAGAAAACCGACGCAGAGGGGCGGCCCTACCTCGAGACGGACCTCTCGGGCCTGCTGCTGACGCGGCTGCCGCTCCTCAACAAGGGCACGGCCTTTACGCTGGATGAGCGGCGCGCCTTTGGGCTGCTGGGCTTCTTTCCGACGCATGTGTCCAGCCTGGACGAACAGGTCGAGCGCTCCTACGAGAACTTCAGAAGCTTCACGGCCGACCTCGATAAGCACGTCTACCTGCGCGTCCTGCAAGACCGCAGCGAGGTGCTCTTCTACGCGCTGGTGGAGCGTTACTTGGAGGAGATGCTGCCCATCATCTACACGCCCACGGTGGCGCAGGCGGTAGAGCAGTTCAGCCGCATCTACCGCTACCCGCGCGGGCTGGTGGTATCGACCGAGAACATCGGCGACATCGACACGCTCTTGGGGCACATCCCCTTTCCCGAGGTCGAGCTCATCGTGGCGACCGACTCCGAGGGGATCTTGGGCATCGGCGACCAGGGCTTTGGCGGCATGGCGATCTGCATCGGCAAGCTCTCGCTCTACACCGCCGCCGCCGGCATCGACCCGGCCGTGACCCTGCCGGTCGAGCTCGACGTGGGTACCAACCGCCAGGACCTCCTGGACGACCCGCTCTACCTGGGCGTCAAGCACGAGCGGCTGACGGGCCAGGCCTACGGCGACTTTGTCGAGCGCTTCGTGACGGCACTCAAGAAAAAGTTTCCCAATGTCTTGTTGCAGTGGGAGGACTTCAGCAAGCAGAAGGCCTTTGACGTCTTGGAGGGCTATCAAGGGGTCCTGCCGTCGTTCAACGACGACATTCAGGGGACCGGGGCGGTGGTCCTGGCGGGCCTGCTGGCGGCCGCGCGCAAGAGCCAGAGCCGCCTGGGCGAGGGAACGTTTCTGATCCACGGCGCCGGGGCGGGCGGGGTCGGGGTGGCGCGGCAGATCGCGCTCGGTTTGCAGCGTGACGGCCTGGGCGCGGCGGCGGCGGCGGGGCGCATCTACATGATCGACTCGAGGGGGCTCATCTTAAGGAACAGGAAGGACCTGGAGCCCTACAAGCTCGAGTTCGCCCAGGACCCCGGTCGCGTCGCGGGCTGGAGGGTAGAGGGTCAAATTCCCAGCCTGCTCGAGACCGTCAGGCAGGCCCGGGTGACTGCGCTCCTGGGCTTGTCGGGCCAGCGCGGCGCCTTTGGCGAGGAGGTGGTGCGGGCGGTGGACGCCAACACGCCCTACCCCACCATCTTCGCGCTCTCCAACCCCACCGCCAACAGCGAGGCGGTGCCGGAAGACATCTACCGCTGGACCGAGGGCCGTGCCATCGTCGCTACCGGCAGCCCCTTCAAGGACGTGGCCTTTGACGGCTTACTGCGCCCGGTGGGCCAGGGCAACAACGTCTTCATCTTTCCCGGCGTGGGCCTGGGCGTCATCTTGAGCGGCGCTGCGCGCGTGACCGGAACGATGTTCACGG
This DNA window, taken from Deinococcota bacterium, encodes the following:
- a CDS encoding NAD-dependent malic enzyme translates to MKQYDKKTDAEGRPYLETDLSGLLLTRLPLLNKGTAFTLDERRAFGLLGFFPTHVSSLDEQVERSYENFRSFTADLDKHVYLRVLQDRSEVLFYALVERYLEEMLPIIYTPTVAQAVEQFSRIYRYPRGLVVSTENIGDIDTLLGHIPFPEVELIVATDSEGILGIGDQGFGGMAICIGKLSLYTAAAGIDPAVTLPVELDVGTNRQDLLDDPLYLGVKHERLTGQAYGDFVERFVTALKKKFPNVLLQWEDFSKQKAFDVLEGYQGVLPSFNDDIQGTGAVVLAGLLAAARKSQSRLGEGTFLIHGAGAGGVGVARQIALGLQRDGLGAAAAAGRIYMIDSRGLILRNRKDLEPYKLEFAQDPGRVAGWRVEGQIPSLLETVRQARVTALLGLSGQRGAFGEEVVRAVDANTPYPTIFALSNPTANSEAVPEDIYRWTEGRAIVATGSPFKDVAFDGLLRPVGQGNNVFIFPGVGLGVILSGAARVTGTMFTAAAEALAVYVDPMRLEHGGVYPRIEQLRGASKRVAMAVIEQARADGVMTNSVPEAGLEGFVESRMWRPEYLPIKKGAGGRDSGLG